A window of Chitinophaga sp. MM2321 contains these coding sequences:
- the metX gene encoding homoserine O-acetyltransferase, which produces MSVRIFHSKASFRLESGQVLPELHIAYHTYGTMKEDGSNVVWVCHALTANSDVADWWTGLIGTGRVIDPATHFIVCANIIGSCYGSSGPHTMNPETGAPWFHSFPAITIRDIVQAHQLLRKHLEIPRIGLLIGGSMGGYQVLEWALTEPALINRLFLLCTGAAESAWGIAIHTTQRLAIEADSTWQDDTHNAGHKGLKAARAIGMITYRNYKTFVRTQSDPDKEKTDDFRASSYICYQGDKLVKRFNAQSYWLLTKAMDSHNIARGRHEDITTSLSHIKQPVLLIGITSDILCPPEEQQLMAAHLPNATYHEIDSSYGHDGFLIEFEKIGKILQDWKG; this is translated from the coding sequence TTGTCTGTAAGGATTTTTCACAGTAAAGCATCATTCCGGTTAGAGTCCGGCCAGGTATTACCAGAACTGCATATTGCGTATCATACATACGGCACCATGAAAGAAGATGGCAGCAATGTGGTATGGGTATGTCATGCATTGACGGCCAACAGCGACGTAGCTGACTGGTGGACGGGTCTTATTGGTACCGGACGGGTGATTGATCCTGCCACACATTTCATTGTTTGCGCCAACATTATTGGCTCCTGCTATGGCAGTTCAGGCCCGCATACCATGAACCCGGAAACAGGCGCCCCCTGGTTCCATTCTTTCCCCGCTATCACCATCCGGGATATAGTACAGGCGCACCAGTTATTACGCAAACATCTGGAGATCCCCCGTATCGGGTTGCTCATAGGCGGTTCTATGGGAGGCTATCAGGTACTGGAATGGGCGCTTACAGAACCGGCGCTGATCAACCGCCTGTTCCTGCTGTGTACCGGCGCTGCTGAAAGCGCATGGGGCATTGCCATCCATACCACCCAACGATTGGCCATAGAGGCAGACAGCACCTGGCAGGATGATACTCACAACGCCGGACATAAAGGACTGAAAGCCGCCCGGGCAATAGGCATGATCACCTACCGCAATTATAAAACTTTCGTGCGGACCCAATCTGATCCTGATAAAGAAAAAACAGACGATTTCCGCGCATCTTCCTATATCTGCTATCAGGGTGATAAACTGGTAAAACGATTCAATGCACAGTCCTACTGGTTACTGACCAAAGCCATGGATAGTCATAACATTGCCCGCGGACGGCATGAAGATATTACCACTTCCCTCTCACATATCAAACAACCCGTACTGCTCATTGGTATCACCAGCGATATCCTGTGCCCGCCGGAAGAGCAACAGTTAATGGCAGCACATCTTCCCAATGCCACCTATCACGAAATTGATTCCTCTTACGGACATGATGGCTTCCTGATAGAATTTGAAAAAATCGGGAAAATACTACAGGATTGGAAGGGGTAA